From Columba livia isolate bColLiv1 breed racing homer chromosome 7, bColLiv1.pat.W.v2, whole genome shotgun sequence, one genomic window encodes:
- the LOC135579984 gene encoding olfactory receptor 14A16-like — protein sequence MSNSSSITQFLLLPFTDTRELQLLHFWLFLGIYLAALLGNGLIITTIACDQHLHTPMYFFLLNLSLLDLGSISTIVPKSMANSLWDTRTISYRGCATQLFFFLSLISVEYSLLTIMAYDRYVAICKPLHYGTLLGSRACVHVAAAAWASGFLNTFLHTVNTFSLPLCKGNAVDQFFCEIPHILKLSCSHSYLREVWLLVVSSCLVFGCFVFIVVSYVQIFRAVLRIPSEQGRHKAFSTCLPHLAVVSLFVSTGIFAHLKPPSIFSPNLDRVVSVLYSVVPPAVNPLIYSMRNKEIKDSLRKLFDQGILQYQ from the coding sequence atgtccaacagcagctccatcacccagttcctcctcttgccattcacagacacacgggagctgcagctcttgcacttctggctcttcctgggcatctacctggctgccctcctgggcaacggcctcatcatcaccaccatagcctgtgaccagcacctccacacccccatgtacttcttcctcctcaacctctccctccttgacttgggctccatctccaccattgtccccaaatccatggccaattccctttGGGACACCAGGACTATCTCCTATCGAGGATGTGctacacagctctttttttttctctccttgatcTCTGTTGAGTATtcccttctcaccatcatggcctatgaccgctacgttgccatctgcaaacccctgcactacgggaccctcctgggcagcagagcttgtgtgcacgtggcagcagctgcctgggccagtggCTTTCTCAACACTTTTCTACACACGGTCaacacattttcactgccactctgcaagggcaatgctgtggaccagttcttctgcgAAATTCCTCatatcctcaagctctcctgctcacactcctacctcagggaagtgTGGCTTCTTGTTGTTAGCTCCTGTTTAGtctttgggtgttttgtgttcattgtggtgtcctatgtgcagatcttcagggccgtgctgaggatcccctctgagcagggacggcacaaagccttttccacgtgcctccctcacctggccgtggtctccctgtttgtcagcactggtaTTTTTGCTCACCTGAAGCCCCCTTCCATCTTCTCCCCAAACCTAGATCGGGTGGTGTccgttctgtactcggtggtgcctccagcagtgaaccccctcatttACAGTATGAGGAACAAAGAGATCAAGGATTCCCTGAGGAAATTATTTGACCAAGGAATACTGCAGTATCAATAA